From a single bacterium genomic region:
- a CDS encoding holo-ACP synthase: MICGTGVDIVEIERIAAALERHEGRMKRRLFTDHEREYCEARHTAVLHYAARFAAKEAFSKAVGTGMTRGLGWKDVGVENLPSGEPRLELSERAMELMAERGAKRAHITLSHSHTVAVAFVVIED; the protein is encoded by the coding sequence ATGATTTGCGGCACCGGAGTCGACATCGTTGAGATCGAGCGAATTGCGGCAGCCCTGGAACGCCACGAGGGACGGATGAAGCGCCGTCTGTTCACCGATCACGAGCGCGAATACTGCGAAGCGCGCCACACGGCGGTGCTGCACTACGCCGCGCGCTTTGCCGCGAAAGAAGCCTTCAGCAAAGCCGTCGGCACAGGCATGACCCGTGGTCTTGGATGGAAAGATGTTGGTGTCGAGAACCTCCCGAGCGGCGAGCCGCGCCTGGAACTGTCCGAGCGTGCCATGGAGTTGATGGCCGAACGCGGCGCGAAGAGGGCCCACATCACGCTCTCCCACAGCCACACCGTCGCCGTCGCATTTGTGGTGATCGAGGACTGA
- a CDS encoding adenylate cyclase produces the protein MAIEIEWKFLVTKLPALPNVAPVPILQAYLSAHPAIRARLKGGKGYLTVKMQTGDAEEGKAARRYEFEYEIPIDDARQLIALSSHRTEKQRYVLANGIELDVFEGPHSGLVVAELEVESDDVEPIPPPGWEWINVSDRAEYTNQWMAHNGMPPDAVCALP, from the coding sequence ATGGCGATCGAGATTGAATGGAAGTTTCTTGTGACGAAGCTGCCCGCACTGCCGAATGTCGCGCCGGTTCCCATCCTGCAGGCCTACCTCTCGGCTCATCCGGCGATTCGCGCGCGCCTCAAGGGAGGCAAAGGCTACCTGACGGTCAAGATGCAGACCGGTGACGCGGAGGAAGGCAAAGCCGCACGCCGCTACGAGTTCGAGTACGAGATCCCCATCGACGATGCGCGACAGTTGATCGCCCTCAGCTCGCACCGCACCGAGAAGCAGCGCTACGTCTTGGCGAACGGCATCGAGTTGGATGTCTTCGAAGGCCCCCACTCAGGTCTTGTGGTGGCGGAACTCGAAGTCGAATCCGACGATGTCGAACCAATACCGCCGCCCGGTTGGGAGTGGATCAACGTCTCCGACCGCGCCGAGTACACCAACCAATGGATGGCCCACAACGGGATGCCGCCGGATGCGGTTTGCGCTCTGCCATAG
- a CDS encoding pyroglutamyl-peptidase I: protein MPILVTAFEPFSTYTENSSQWILEELRTLNGGSEDVQTLLLPVSYERAADVVLDELAKGSYDQILMLGMAGPTSEVRIETLARNRDEAELPDCDGIVRRGCEILPDGPETLLPSFPRDDLKTIISNHGFTVEVSESAGRYVCNHTYFLVAAALTAGGGPFEAPLCTFIHVPAPAGTRGFGGWSRLDARRFSQALAEWFRKESADQ from the coding sequence TTGCCGATCCTCGTCACCGCCTTCGAACCATTCAGCACGTACACCGAGAATTCCTCGCAGTGGATTCTGGAGGAACTTCGCACGCTGAACGGTGGATCCGAAGACGTTCAGACACTGCTGCTCCCGGTCAGCTACGAACGTGCGGCCGACGTTGTTCTCGATGAACTCGCCAAAGGCTCCTACGATCAGATTCTGATGCTCGGAATGGCCGGCCCCACGTCAGAGGTGCGTATCGAGACGCTGGCTCGGAATCGGGACGAGGCAGAATTGCCAGATTGCGACGGCATTGTCCGCCGAGGATGCGAGATCCTGCCAGATGGGCCCGAGACGCTTCTTCCAAGTTTCCCCCGAGACGATCTGAAGACGATCATCTCCAATCACGGTTTCACCGTCGAGGTCTCCGAGTCCGCGGGGCGATACGTCTGTAATCACACGTACTTCCTCGTTGCGGCGGCCCTGACCGCCGGTGGCGGCCCTTTCGAAGCCCCCCTTTGTACCTTCATCCATGTGCCTGCGCCCGCCGGCACGCGCGGCTTCGGCGGCTGGAGTCGCCTTGACGCTCGCCGCTTCTCTCAGGCACTTGCGGAGTGGTTTCGCAAAGAGTCGGCCGATCAATGA
- a CDS encoding glycosyltransferase family 4 protein, whose amino-acid sequence MSEPLEHVVIDARMLSHSGIGTALRGLLHAWDQAPPPFRLTLLGDLKLLDAQVPGSLKAEFMEFDLPIYSPVSFLSGAPTGDAQVFLSPHYTAPLRVAQPVVAIVHDLIHVTHPPRRGTASYMKVYLAELRRRASFIVTPSRHTKVQLQTLHGFDAHRVLTLPWGPGIIGLTKPEDLPPDALPGGDFILAVGINKPHKNWGFLLERLAGLWKSGRLEIPLAAAGLDEEGREALATRAAELDVPGWVSFVPHVTDGQMASLYKKARVLAFCSLVEGFGFPVLEAMASGTPAIVTDLAPMNEIAGDAGLLFDPDDGESFDEALIQAATNDDVRERCRERGLEQAKRFRWEKIARQMEEVLERTHAE is encoded by the coding sequence ATGAGTGAACCGCTTGAACATGTTGTGATCGATGCCAGGATGCTGTCCCATTCCGGGATTGGCACGGCACTGCGTGGGCTGCTGCATGCCTGGGACCAGGCGCCGCCGCCGTTCCGCCTCACGCTGCTCGGCGATCTCAAGCTCCTCGACGCGCAAGTTCCCGGTTCGCTCAAGGCCGAGTTCATGGAGTTCGATCTGCCGATCTACTCGCCTGTTTCTTTTCTCTCTGGAGCCCCCACGGGCGATGCACAAGTCTTCCTCTCTCCGCACTACACTGCGCCGCTGCGCGTTGCTCAGCCCGTCGTTGCGATTGTGCACGACCTGATTCACGTGACGCATCCGCCGCGCCGCGGGACCGCCTCCTACATGAAAGTCTATCTGGCGGAACTCCGTCGTCGCGCATCGTTCATTGTCACGCCATCGCGCCACACAAAAGTTCAGCTTCAAACGCTGCACGGCTTCGATGCGCATCGCGTGCTGACGCTTCCCTGGGGACCTGGAATCATCGGGCTGACCAAGCCGGAAGATCTGCCGCCGGATGCGCTGCCCGGGGGGGATTTCATTCTGGCCGTCGGCATTAACAAGCCGCACAAGAACTGGGGCTTCCTGCTCGAACGCCTCGCGGGCCTTTGGAAGTCCGGACGCCTCGAGATTCCACTCGCCGCCGCAGGACTCGACGAGGAAGGGCGAGAAGCTCTCGCAACGCGCGCGGCGGAACTCGATGTTCCGGGATGGGTTTCCTTCGTTCCCCATGTGACAGATGGCCAGATGGCATCGCTATACAAGAAGGCCCGCGTCCTTGCGTTCTGCTCCCTCGTGGAAGGTTTCGGCTTCCCTGTTCTCGAAGCGATGGCCTCCGGCACACCCGCCATCGTAACGGACCTCGCGCCCATGAATGAAATCGCCGGTGACGCCGGATTACTCTTCGATCCGGACGATGGTGAGTCATTCGACGAGGCACTTATCCAGGCTGCCACCAACGACGATGTACGCGAACGCTGTCGCGAACGTGGCCTTGAACAAGCCAAACGGTTTCGTTGGGAGAAGATTGCTCGTCAGATGGAAGAAGTCCTGGAGCGCACACACGCCGAATGA